CCCTCGCGGTGCCGTGGGTGCACTACGCCGGGCTGTCCCTCGGCGGGATGGTCGGGATGTGGCTCGCCGCCCACGCGCCCGAGCGGGTGCGGCGCCTGGCGCTGCTGTGCACCGCGGCGTGGCTCCCTCCGCCCGCCCCGTGGCGGGAGCGGGCGGCGACGGTACGGGCCGGCGGCCTGTCGACGATCGCCGACGCGGTGGTGGCCCGCTGGTTCACTCCGGCGTTCGCCGTGGCCCAGCCGGACGTGGTGGCCGGGTGCCGGGACCTGCTCACCGCGACGCCCCCCGCCGGCTACGCCGCCTGTTGCGAGGCGATCGCCGCCATGGACCTCCGCCCCGACCTGGGCCGGATCGACGCGCCGACGCTGGTCGTCGCGGGCGCGGAGGATCCGGCGACCCCGGTGGCGCACGCCCGGGAGATCGCCCGGGGCATCCCCGGGGCGCGGCTGGTCGTCCTCGGCGCGGCGGCGCACCTGGCCAACGTCGAGCAGGCCGGGCCGGTGGGTCGGCTCCTGCGGGAGCACTTCGAGGAACCGGGTGGGCGATGAACGACCACGAGCGGCACGAGGCCGGCATGGCGGTACGCCGGCAGGTGCTCGGTGACGCGCACGTCGACCGCGCGGTCGCCGGCACCGACGAGTTCACCGCCGACTTCCAGGACTTCATCACCCGCTACGCGTGGGGGGAGGTGTGGAGCCGGCCGGGTCTCGACCGGCGTACCCGTAGCTGCGTCACCCTCGCCGTGCTGGCCGCCCTGCACCACGACGAGGAGCTGGCGATGCACGTGCGGGCCGCGCTGGGCAACGGGCTGAGCCCGCAGGAGGTGGCGGAGGTGCTGCTCCAGGTCGGCGTCTACGCTGGCGTACCGGCGGCGAACCGGGCGTTCCGGGTGGCCCGGGAGGTCCTGCGGCGGGAGGCGGGGTGAGCGTGGGCGGGGAGGCGGCGCGGTCGCCGGACTTCGTGCAGTCGCTGGAGCGCGGACTCGCGGTGATCCGGGCCTTCGACGCCGAGCACCCGCGGCTCACGCTGAGCGAGGTGGCCCGGCGGACCGGGCTGACCCGGGCCGCCGCCCGCCGGTTCCTGCTCACCCTGGTCGAGTTGGGTTACGTGCACACCGACGGCCGGTTGTTCTCGCTGCGGGCGCGGATCCTCGCCCTCGGCTACGCGTACCTGTCGGGCCTCGGCCTGCCCGAGATCGCGCAGCGGCACATGGAGGCCCTGGTCGCGCAGGTGCAGGAGTCCTGTTCGGTGTCGGTGCTCGACGGCGACGAGGTGGTCTACGTCGCCCGGGTGCCCACCAAGCGGATCATGACGGTGGGGATCAACGTCGGCACCCGGTTCCCCGCGTACGCCACCTCGATGGGACGGGTGCTGCTGGCCGCGCAGCCGGCGGACTGGTTGGACGACTACCTCGCCACCGCGTCGCTGCGGCCGTTGACCCGGCGCACCGTCACCGACCCGGCCAGGTTGCGGGCCGTCCTGACGAGGATCGCCGGCCAGGGCTACGCCATCGTGGACCAGGAACTGGAGGAGGGTCTGCGCTCGCTGGCCGCGCCGATCCACGGCGAGGACGGCACGGTGGTCGCGGCGGTGAACCTGTCCGCCCACGCCAGCCGGGGGTCCTTCGAGCTGATCCGGCGGGAGCTGCTGCCGCCGCTGCTGGCCACGGCGCGGCGGATCGAGGAGGATCTGCGGGGCGCGGCCTGAGTCGGCCGGAGGGCCGTCACCCCACCCGGTAGAGCCGGTCCGCCGGGTCCACGACAGCGGTCAGCAGCGCACCGGGCACGAGCGCCGGGTCGTCGGGCCGGACGGTGTCGGCCTCGAAGGCGGCGAACCCGGGTCCGTGGATCCGCAGGTGGAGCAGGAGCCCCGGGTCCTCGCCGCCGAGGTGGTGCGCCACGGTGAGGATCTCCGCCGTCGCGGCGACCCCGGTGGCGTCGAGCTGGCGCGCGTCGCGGCGGGACCGGTCGACCACCCGCCAGCCGAAAAGGCCGAAGCCGACGCTGACGACGGTGGTGAACACCCCGCCGGCGAGCAGGCCACAGCGCTCCCCGGTCGACACCGGCAGGTCGCCCAGCAGGTCGGCGGCGAGCAGGGCCGGCCCGGGCAGGCAGATGGCCAGGAAGACCAGCCGGCAGAGGAAGGCGCCGACCGGCCCGATGCGGGTCTCCGCCTCCCGGGGTGCGCGCGTCATGGCGGCACCCTAGAACACCCGACGGCGGGCCGGTACCCGGTACCGGCCCGCCGCGGACCATCCGCCTGCCTCCTCGGGTGGTCGTTCAGCTTCCGGTGCAGGTGGCGGTGGCGCCGGCACCGGTCCCGGTGCCCTGGAAGCCGAAACTGGTGGCCTGTCCGGCGGCCAGCCGTCCGTTGTAGCTCTGGTTCGTGACGGTGACGCTGCCGCTGGTGCCGCTGCCGACGCCGTTCCACAGCGAGGTGACCGACGCTCCGCTCGGCAGGTTCAGGGTGACCCGCCAGCCGGTGAGCGCGCTGGTTCCCGCGGTGACGCTGACGTTGGCGACGAACCCGCCGTTCCACTGGTCCTGCACCGCGTAGACCGCGGTGCAGCCGGCGTTCCCGCCGGGCGGCGGAGTGGTGGGTGGCGGCGTGGTCGGCGGGGGAGTGGTCGGCGGTGGCGTGGTGGGCGGCGGCGTGGTGGGCGGGGGAGTGGTCGGCGGCGGGTCGCCGAGCGTCAGGTTCTTCTGCTGGACGGTCCACTGGGTGCGGCAGAGCCCGCAGTTGGCGCCGACGAAGTTGGTGCCGGCGGTGGTGTCGCCCTTGAGCCGCCACTTGAGGTAGAGCACCGCCACCCGGCCGAACTCGCCGCCGTTGGGCTGGTCGTAGGTGCCGCCGTGCCCGACGTTGAGGTTGCCCATGAAGGCGGGCAGCCCGGCCGGCAGCTTGCCCCAGTCGTCGATGGCGTTCGGGTAGGCGATGTCGCTGGGGCCACCGACGAAGTAGGCGATCGGCTTGGTGAGCCGCCGGAGCTGGTAGTCGTCGGCGTCGTTGAGCAGGCCGCTGCTGAAGATGCCGGTGGTGGTCACCCGGGGATCGTTGGAGACGGCGTACGCCTCCAGACCGCCACAGGAGAAACCGGCGACGGCGACCTTGCCGGTGTCGATCCGGTTGTAGTACTTGCTGCCCTGACGGGAGTTCTCCGCCACTGCCCAGTCGATGGACTGGGTGAGCATCTGCGAGTTGGTGGAGCCGGAGGCGTTCGGCCCGCCGTTGGCGATGGCCAGGAAGCCGTGCGAGGCGATCTCACGCAGGAAGTTGCCCTGTGAGAGGCCGTTGGCCGAGCAGCCGCCGTTGCCCCAGACGAGGATCGGCAGCCGCTCGGTCGGCAGCGTCTGCGGCCGGAAGATGGTGTGGTTGGGCAGGCTGGCCGAGGTCTCGTAGTCGGCGGGGTAGGGCCCCGATCCGCCCACTGCGGCGTCGGCCGGCGTCGCGCCGAGGGTCATCAGCACGGCGGCTGCCGGCACGAGCGCGGCCGTCAGGCCGGCGTAGAGCTTCGATCTGAGTGGCATGCACCCTCCTGCGGGTGTCGGCGGTGGCACCCCTGCGGTGGCGGGGCTGCCGCCGGGCCCGACCAGGGTGGTCGGCGCCGGCGGCGGGGCGGGCCGACGTGGACGCGTCGACCGCCGGCCGCAGTCCCCACAGGCGGTCGCGGTATGCAGTTACTATCACTGTGGTAACGAAAAGTGTCAATGTCTTGCCCGGCTGGCGGGCCGGGTCCG
Above is a window of Micromonospora rifamycinica DNA encoding:
- the pcaD gene encoding 3-oxoadipate enol-lactonase, with the protein product MTSRLHLTVDGPAAAPVLLLGSSLGTTAAMWEPQVPVLAERFRVIRYDHLGHGRSAVPDGPYTLDLLGREVLRTLDALAVPWVHYAGLSLGGMVGMWLAAHAPERVRRLALLCTAAWLPPPAPWRERAATVRAGGLSTIADAVVARWFTPAFAVAQPDVVAGCRDLLTATPPAGYAACCEAIAAMDLRPDLGRIDAPTLVVAGAEDPATPVAHAREIARGIPGARLVVLGAAAHLANVEQAGPVGRLLREHFEEPGGR
- the pcaC gene encoding 4-carboxymuconolactone decarboxylase codes for the protein MNDHERHEAGMAVRRQVLGDAHVDRAVAGTDEFTADFQDFITRYAWGEVWSRPGLDRRTRSCVTLAVLAALHHDEELAMHVRAALGNGLSPQEVAEVLLQVGVYAGVPAANRAFRVAREVLRREAG
- a CDS encoding IclR family transcriptional regulator domain-containing protein, with the translated sequence MSVGGEAARSPDFVQSLERGLAVIRAFDAEHPRLTLSEVARRTGLTRAAARRFLLTLVELGYVHTDGRLFSLRARILALGYAYLSGLGLPEIAQRHMEALVAQVQESCSVSVLDGDEVVYVARVPTKRIMTVGINVGTRFPAYATSMGRVLLAAQPADWLDDYLATASLRPLTRRTVTDPARLRAVLTRIAGQGYAIVDQELEEGLRSLAAPIHGEDGTVVAAVNLSAHASRGSFELIRRELLPPLLATARRIEEDLRGAA
- a CDS encoding cellulose binding domain-containing protein — protein: MPLRSKLYAGLTAALVPAAAVLMTLGATPADAAVGGSGPYPADYETSASLPNHTIFRPQTLPTERLPILVWGNGGCSANGLSQGNFLREIASHGFLAIANGGPNASGSTNSQMLTQSIDWAVAENSRQGSKYYNRIDTGKVAVAGFSCGGLEAYAVSNDPRVTTTGIFSSGLLNDADDYQLRRLTKPIAYFVGGPSDIAYPNAIDDWGKLPAGLPAFMGNLNVGHGGTYDQPNGGEFGRVAVLYLKWRLKGDTTAGTNFVGANCGLCRTQWTVQQKNLTLGDPPPTTPPPTTPPPTTPPPTTPPPTTPPPTTPPPGGNAGCTAVYAVQDQWNGGFVANVSVTAGTSALTGWRVTLNLPSGASVTSLWNGVGSGTSGSVTVTNQSYNGRLAAGQATSFGFQGTGTGAGATATCTGS